The following are from one region of the Flavimobilis soli genome:
- a CDS encoding type II 3-dehydroquinate dehydratase codes for MTRVLLLNGPNLGRLGVREPEVYGHLTLADLVEAGERWGAELGLDVEVRQTDDESEMVGWLHEAVDTRSDVVLNPAAFTHYSYALRDAAAQVTDVGLRLVEVHISNPYAREAFRHLSVVGPVATGTIAGFGFDSYRLALQALAG; via the coding sequence ATGACGCGCGTGCTCCTGCTCAACGGTCCCAACCTCGGTCGTCTCGGCGTCCGCGAGCCCGAGGTGTACGGCCACCTGACGCTCGCCGACCTCGTCGAGGCGGGGGAGCGCTGGGGTGCGGAGCTCGGGCTCGACGTCGAGGTGCGGCAGACGGACGACGAGTCCGAGATGGTCGGCTGGCTGCACGAGGCAGTCGACACGCGCAGCGACGTCGTGCTCAACCCGGCGGCGTTCACGCACTACTCCTACGCGCTGCGCGACGCCGCGGCCCAGGTGACCGACGTCGGGCTGCGGCTCGTCGAGGTGCACATCTCGAACCCGTACGCACGCGAGGCGTTCCGGCACCTGAGCGTCGTCGGGCCCGTCGCGACCGGGACGATCGCCGGTTTCGGTTTCGACAGCTACCGCCTCGCCCTGCAGGCGCTGGCCGGCTGA
- the aroB gene encoding 3-dehydroquinate synthase: protein MSAAPVRVTVKGDAPYDVVIGRHLLGELPDMLGKSVRKVLVLHPSALATTADAIREDLVEQGYEAIQAEVPDAEESKTAQVAAFCWQVLGQADFTRSDAIVAVGGGATTDLGGFVAATWLRGIQVVHVPTTILAMVDAAVGGKTGINTAEGKNLVGAFYPPAGVLCDIAALETLPRWDFVAGLGEIVKCGLVADARVLELIEANAAALSQGATSVDEEVLVELIQRAVQWKADVVGEDLKESGLREILNYGHTFGHAIEHVERYQWRHGAAVSVGMVFAAELARLAGKLSDEDVARHRSVLSSLGLPLTYRGDRWDALLGAMRRDKKTRGDLLRFVVLDSLGHPTRLEGPDPTLLAAAYAEVSEDAPAGGRPVLL, encoded by the coding sequence ATGAGTGCAGCGCCCGTCCGCGTCACGGTGAAGGGCGACGCCCCGTACGACGTCGTGATCGGTCGGCACCTGCTCGGCGAGCTCCCCGACATGCTGGGCAAGTCCGTGCGCAAGGTGCTCGTTCTGCACCCGTCGGCGCTCGCGACGACGGCCGACGCCATCCGCGAGGACCTGGTCGAGCAGGGCTACGAGGCGATTCAGGCCGAGGTGCCGGACGCCGAGGAGTCGAAGACCGCGCAGGTCGCTGCGTTCTGCTGGCAGGTCCTCGGCCAGGCGGACTTCACGCGCTCGGACGCGATCGTCGCGGTCGGCGGCGGCGCGACGACGGACCTCGGCGGTTTCGTCGCCGCGACGTGGCTGCGCGGCATCCAGGTGGTCCACGTCCCGACCACGATCCTCGCGATGGTGGACGCCGCCGTCGGCGGCAAGACGGGCATCAACACGGCCGAGGGCAAGAACCTCGTGGGCGCGTTCTACCCGCCTGCTGGCGTGCTGTGCGACATCGCCGCCCTCGAGACGCTGCCGCGCTGGGACTTCGTCGCAGGGCTGGGGGAGATCGTGAAGTGCGGTCTCGTCGCGGACGCCCGCGTCCTCGAGCTGATCGAGGCGAACGCGGCAGCCCTGTCGCAGGGCGCGACGTCGGTCGACGAGGAGGTCCTCGTCGAGCTGATCCAGCGGGCTGTGCAGTGGAAGGCCGACGTCGTGGGGGAGGACCTCAAGGAGTCCGGCCTGCGCGAGATCCTCAACTACGGCCACACGTTCGGCCACGCGATCGAGCACGTCGAGCGGTACCAGTGGCGCCACGGCGCGGCCGTGTCGGTCGGCATGGTCTTCGCGGCCGAGCTCGCGCGCCTCGCCGGCAAGCTCTCGGACGAGGACGTCGCGCGGCACCGCAGCGTGCTCTCGTCGCTCGGGCTGCCGCTCACGTACCGCGGCGACCGCTGGGACGCTCTCCTCGGCGCCATGCGCCGCGACAAGAAGACGCGCGGCGACCTGCTCCGCTTCGTGGTGCTCGACTCGCTCGGCCACCCGACGCGCCTCGAGGGCCCGGACCCGACGCTGCTCGCTGCGGCGTACGCCGAGGTCAGCGAGGACGCCCCGGCGGGCGGCCGCCCGGTCTTGTTGTGA
- a CDS encoding shikimate kinase, which translates to MPEAFRPRVILSGPPGSGKTTVAAEIGAATGWQVRDTDADVETLAGKSVTDIFVEDGEDAFRALERRAVATALEEHDGVLALGGGAVLDEGTQALLAQYVADGGTVVFLDVSLAHAAPRVGFNTARPLLAANPRAQWQALMTARRPVYEKVGSLHVLTDDLEPAAVAAQILAALDAAQPGGTR; encoded by the coding sequence GTGCCTGAAGCCTTCCGCCCTCGCGTCATCCTGTCCGGTCCACCTGGTTCGGGGAAGACCACCGTCGCCGCGGAGATCGGCGCCGCGACGGGCTGGCAGGTCCGTGACACGGACGCCGACGTCGAGACGCTCGCAGGCAAGTCCGTCACCGACATCTTCGTCGAGGACGGCGAGGACGCGTTCCGCGCCCTCGAGCGTCGCGCGGTGGCGACGGCGCTCGAGGAGCACGACGGCGTCCTCGCGCTCGGAGGTGGCGCTGTCCTCGACGAGGGCACGCAGGCGCTGCTCGCGCAGTACGTGGCCGACGGCGGCACGGTCGTCTTCCTCGACGTGTCCCTCGCGCACGCGGCGCCGCGCGTGGGCTTCAACACGGCGCGCCCGCTGCTCGCGGCCAACCCGCGTGCGCAGTGGCAGGCGCTCATGACCGCGCGTCGACCCGTGTACGAGAAGGTCGGTTCGTTGCACGTGCTCACCGACGACCTCGAGCCCGCCGCGGTCGCGGCACAGATCCTCGCCGCGCTCGACGCGGCCCAGCCTGGAGGTACCCGATGA
- a CDS encoding fibronectin type III domain-containing protein — translation MRAPRIVAGATTAFLVLGLLAGAPSASAAPTATIDTQNTSTQRTGDIVLQWKPVAGATSYKVEIAETEGFGSSVVDSVTTTALRWVPTTPLWGTNGDRELFWRVVPQGVNADPTAATVKSFVRAQAPTTTLTAPADRATVTYPAPVTFTWAAVPGASSYELTYATAGSSSATTVKVTDTTYTPPLLVDGDYEWWVTPRFPLPSFSSDVAGTESAARAFTVVWPAASGRPVLEAPADQSFLNDAEFRWSKVDGASAYRFQLSQDPNFPSSTITVDVEVTGTVFTPVHVLPSTTYYWRVGAKNPQGTLVWSDARQFSKRMSKDAASVVGDGMTDPLTAEPKFTNISTDPTRPTDLDFDRFRLEWEAVPRATYYEVEVTRQVTGTLEKLTCKTATNSATIVATASTAQPNKLASSSPCLWNSKRTHMIAPGDDLYLAKVRAINMSAADTGAFHSTVNQTVSTVIESQAHYFRVPESARTTPSALTAIVTQPQTPMTEVSPLLEWTPVPGAVGYIVKFYADANLSNPIGQVRTTTANVRTTGVFELNRTTSSEDAYTVIVYAASGDIDKPDQWAELVPTSGTTSFKRTAPTPAAGTVVDRAGAQLLKLTPTPADALGGASRGYYVAIYQRGSSQVYKELRVDQPMVVAAASYSGHTASSFSMTPLATGQYEFDWAVLDPVGKAAQLSPRTPFTVGGTGATNLRAVPSASGTSATLSWSSAVSAESYVVTLRATTESRTTTLTSKARAVTATNLVPGTTYEWSVKARDRYNNDSLASETGRFTVPQSTVPVSKPTITGAAAGTATISWSAVPGASRYLVRVADSTRGLAGVRPVETTSLSYTPTTPLVYGTSYSFDVRAVPPVLSTSSMRPVLATTARDGVLTVVTAPGTPSGLRLTAAPASVTASWTDLAGVARGSSVAPGYVLRYGVARADGLDPAWTSVVVGSATTKKLTGLKPGTTYAVQVAAANSQGQSAWSRSATARTADTSPSAPRLGKVTRGDRKLKVTWSAPVSAGSAGITGYQVETRSYSGGTWSAWRPTRVAATVRSATVTNLANGRKTEVRIVATSRVGNSPASASAVVTPAGKPLAPTTIKARSTKKKTVKVTWKAAPANGSKVKSYVLQYSTNGKSWKTLKSTTKKSYTWKKAKSKKTYYFRVYAKNALGTGAKSSSAVVVVK, via the coding sequence ATGCGTGCACCACGGATCGTCGCCGGGGCGACGACCGCGTTCCTCGTGCTCGGCCTGCTGGCGGGCGCGCCGAGCGCGTCCGCAGCACCGACCGCCACGATCGACACCCAGAACACCTCCACGCAGCGCACCGGCGACATCGTGCTTCAGTGGAAGCCGGTCGCCGGCGCCACGTCGTACAAGGTCGAGATCGCCGAGACGGAGGGGTTCGGCAGCTCCGTCGTCGACTCCGTCACGACGACGGCGCTCCGCTGGGTCCCGACGACCCCGCTCTGGGGGACGAACGGCGACCGCGAGCTGTTCTGGCGCGTCGTGCCGCAGGGGGTGAACGCTGATCCCACGGCCGCCACCGTGAAGAGCTTCGTGCGCGCGCAGGCGCCGACCACGACGCTCACCGCTCCCGCTGACCGAGCAACCGTGACCTACCCCGCTCCCGTGACCTTCACGTGGGCCGCGGTCCCCGGGGCCTCGTCCTACGAGCTCACCTACGCGACCGCAGGCTCGTCCTCCGCGACGACGGTCAAGGTCACCGACACGACCTACACCCCGCCGCTCCTCGTCGACGGGGACTACGAGTGGTGGGTCACGCCCCGCTTCCCGCTGCCGTCCTTCTCCTCGGACGTGGCAGGGACGGAGAGCGCCGCACGAGCGTTCACGGTCGTGTGGCCCGCCGCGAGCGGCCGACCGGTCCTCGAGGCGCCGGCAGACCAGTCGTTCCTCAACGACGCCGAGTTCCGGTGGTCCAAGGTCGACGGCGCGAGCGCCTACCGCTTCCAGCTCAGCCAGGACCCGAACTTCCCCTCGTCCACGATCACCGTCGACGTCGAGGTGACCGGCACGGTGTTCACGCCGGTCCACGTCCTTCCCAGCACGACGTACTACTGGCGGGTCGGGGCGAAGAACCCGCAGGGCACGCTCGTGTGGTCTGACGCCCGGCAGTTCTCCAAGCGCATGAGCAAGGACGCGGCGTCCGTCGTCGGCGACGGCATGACGGACCCGCTGACGGCGGAGCCGAAGTTCACCAACATCTCGACCGACCCCACCCGGCCCACCGACCTCGACTTCGACCGGTTCCGGCTCGAGTGGGAGGCCGTGCCGCGCGCGACCTACTACGAGGTCGAGGTCACCCGGCAGGTCACCGGGACCCTCGAGAAGCTCACCTGCAAGACCGCCACGAACTCGGCGACGATCGTCGCGACCGCCTCGACCGCGCAGCCGAACAAGCTCGCCTCGTCGTCCCCGTGCCTCTGGAACTCGAAGCGCACGCACATGATCGCCCCCGGCGACGACCTCTACCTCGCGAAGGTGCGCGCGATCAACATGTCCGCCGCCGACACGGGCGCCTTCCACTCGACCGTCAACCAGACGGTCTCCACGGTCATCGAGTCGCAGGCGCACTACTTCCGCGTGCCCGAGTCCGCCCGCACGACGCCGTCTGCTCTGACGGCGATCGTGACGCAGCCACAGACGCCCATGACCGAGGTGAGCCCGCTCCTCGAGTGGACCCCGGTCCCCGGCGCCGTCGGCTACATCGTGAAGTTCTACGCGGACGCAAACCTGTCCAACCCGATCGGCCAGGTCCGCACGACGACGGCGAACGTGCGCACGACGGGGGTCTTCGAGCTCAACCGCACGACGTCCTCGGAGGACGCCTACACGGTGATCGTGTACGCGGCCTCGGGTGACATCGACAAGCCCGACCAGTGGGCGGAGCTCGTGCCCACGTCCGGCACGACGTCGTTCAAGCGCACCGCCCCCACCCCGGCGGCGGGGACGGTCGTCGACCGGGCGGGTGCGCAGCTCCTCAAGCTCACACCCACCCCGGCCGACGCTCTGGGCGGGGCGAGCCGTGGCTACTACGTCGCGATCTACCAGCGCGGCTCGAGCCAGGTCTACAAGGAACTGCGCGTCGACCAGCCCATGGTCGTCGCTGCGGCCTCGTACTCCGGGCACACGGCAAGCTCCTTCAGCATGACCCCGCTCGCGACCGGCCAGTACGAGTTCGACTGGGCCGTGCTCGACCCGGTCGGCAAGGCTGCACAGCTCTCCCCCCGCACGCCGTTCACGGTCGGCGGGACGGGTGCCACGAACCTCAGGGCGGTTCCGAGCGCGAGCGGGACGAGTGCCACGCTGTCCTGGTCGAGCGCGGTGAGCGCTGAGAGCTACGTCGTCACGCTGCGCGCGACGACCGAGTCCCGCACAACCACGCTCACGTCGAAGGCACGTGCCGTGACCGCGACCAACCTGGTACCGGGCACCACCTACGAGTGGTCCGTCAAGGCGCGCGACCGCTACAACAACGACTCCCTCGCCTCCGAGACGGGACGGTTCACGGTCCCCCAGAGCACGGTGCCTGTCTCCAAGCCGACGATCACAGGTGCTGCCGCTGGCACGGCAACCATCTCGTGGAGCGCCGTACCCGGTGCGTCGCGCTACCTCGTCCGGGTCGCTGACAGCACGCGAGGCCTCGCGGGAGTTCGCCCGGTCGAGACGACGTCGCTCTCCTACACGCCGACCACGCCGCTCGTCTACGGCACGTCGTACTCGTTCGACGTCCGCGCGGTCCCGCCCGTGCTGAGCACGTCCAGCATGCGCCCCGTGCTCGCCACGACGGCCCGCGACGGCGTCCTCACGGTCGTCACCGCGCCCGGCACGCCGTCCGGGCTCCGCCTTACCGCCGCTCCCGCGTCGGTCACCGCGAGCTGGACCGATCTTGCGGGCGTCGCCCGCGGCAGCTCCGTCGCGCCGGGCTACGTCCTGCGGTACGGCGTGGCGCGGGCCGACGGTCTCGACCCCGCCTGGACGAGCGTCGTCGTCGGCTCCGCGACCACGAAGAAGCTCACCGGGCTCAAGCCGGGAACCACGTACGCCGTGCAGGTCGCGGCGGCGAACTCGCAGGGCCAGAGCGCGTGGAGCCGTTCCGCGACAGCGCGGACCGCTGACACCTCCCCGTCTGCTCCGCGCCTGGGCAAGGTGACGCGCGGGGACCGCAAGCTCAAGGTCACGTGGAGCGCTCCGGTCTCCGCAGGCTCCGCGGGTATCACGGGATACCAGGTCGAGACGCGGTCGTACTCGGGCGGCACATGGTCGGCCTGGCGCCCCACGCGGGTGGCGGCCACCGTCCGGTCCGCGACCGTCACGAACCTCGCCAACGGTCGCAAGACCGAGGTGCGGATCGTCGCGACGTCGCGCGTCGGCAACAGCCCCGCCTCCGCCTCGGCGGTCGTCACGCCCGCGGGCAAGCCGCTCGCCCCGACGACGATCAAGGCGCGGTCGACCAAGAAGAAGACCGTCAAGGTCACGTGGAAGGCGGCACCGGCCAACGGCTCCAAGGTCAAGTCCTACGTGCTCCAGTACTCGACCAACGGCAAGAGCTGGAAGACGCTGAAGTCGACGACCAAGAAGTCCTACACCTGGAAGAAGGCCAAGTCCAAGAAGACCTACTACTTCCGCGTGTACGCGAAGAACGCGCTCGGCACGGGGGCCAAGAGCAGCTCGGCCGTCGTCGTCGTCAAGTAG
- the aroC gene encoding chorismate synthase: MLRWLTSGESHGPALVGMIEGLPAGVEVRTADIQEALARRRLGYGRGARMKFEQDEVRVLAGLRHGLTQGGPLAIEIGNTEWPKWVDVMAADPVDPAALQVDAGTGDAREIARNRPLTRPRPGHADLVGMRKYGFDDARPVLERASARETAARVALGVVAARFLEQAAGITLVSHVTSIGPVAVPDGAPAPTPQDVAALDADPVRCFHAETSAAMVAEIDACHKDGDTLGGVVEVLGYGIPSGLGTYVHSDRRLDARLAAAIMGIQAFKGVEIGDGFRTAARRGSQAHDEIVPGDDGRLERLSNRAGGVEGGMSNGEVLRVRGAMKPISTVPRALRTVDVATGEVAKAQHQRSDVCAVPPAAVVAEAMVALVLAEAVLEKFGGDSVAETRRNVQAYLDAIPETLR; this comes from the coding sequence ATGCTTCGTTGGTTGACGTCCGGAGAGTCGCACGGCCCCGCACTGGTGGGGATGATCGAGGGTCTGCCCGCGGGTGTGGAGGTGCGGACCGCAGACATCCAGGAGGCCCTCGCACGCCGCCGCCTCGGTTACGGCCGTGGCGCTCGCATGAAGTTCGAGCAGGACGAGGTCCGTGTCCTCGCGGGCCTGCGGCACGGGCTCACGCAGGGCGGTCCGCTGGCGATCGAGATCGGCAACACCGAGTGGCCCAAGTGGGTCGACGTGATGGCTGCCGACCCTGTCGACCCCGCTGCGCTCCAGGTGGACGCGGGTACGGGGGACGCGCGGGAGATCGCGCGCAACCGTCCTCTGACCAGGCCGCGTCCCGGCCACGCAGACCTCGTCGGCATGCGCAAGTACGGTTTCGACGACGCCCGACCGGTGCTCGAGCGCGCGTCCGCGCGCGAGACCGCGGCCCGCGTCGCGCTCGGCGTGGTCGCGGCCCGCTTCCTCGAGCAGGCTGCGGGCATCACGCTCGTCTCGCACGTGACGTCGATCGGTCCGGTCGCGGTGCCCGACGGTGCCCCGGCCCCCACACCTCAGGACGTCGCGGCGCTGGACGCGGACCCCGTGCGCTGCTTCCACGCGGAGACCAGCGCGGCGATGGTCGCCGAGATCGATGCGTGCCACAAGGACGGCGACACCCTCGGTGGAGTCGTCGAGGTGCTCGGCTACGGCATCCCCTCGGGGCTGGGCACGTACGTCCACTCCGACCGGCGCCTCGACGCGCGCCTCGCCGCAGCGATCATGGGGATCCAGGCGTTCAAGGGCGTCGAGATCGGTGACGGCTTCCGCACGGCCGCACGGCGCGGGTCGCAGGCGCACGACGAGATCGTGCCGGGTGACGACGGACGCCTCGAGCGTCTGTCGAACCGGGCCGGGGGAGTCGAGGGCGGCATGTCGAACGGCGAGGTCCTGCGTGTGCGCGGTGCCATGAAGCCGATCTCGACGGTGCCCCGCGCGCTGCGGACGGTCGACGTGGCGACGGGCGAGGTGGCCAAGGCACAGCACCAGCGCTCGGACGTGTGCGCCGTCCCGCCGGCTGCGGTCGTCGCCGAGGCGATGGTCGCGCTCGTGCTGGCAGAGGCGGTCCTGGAGAAGTTCGGCGGGGACTCGGTCGCGGAGACGCGCCGCAACGTGCAGGCGTACCTGGACGCGATCCCCGAGACGTTGCGCTGA
- a CDS encoding PilN domain-containing protein has translation MSLFEKSKTSSAQPTKSAAKVKTGKGALGAPLLPQVDLLPAEIRAGRGFARVKRMLAGVVVLALLSAGGMYLFVQDQNTRADDHLANAQDTATRLAREKAQYGEVTAVLAAINQTQTARMLGMATEVSWKSYLDAITAVLPDDVTITMFEVTNGSPTAPLVAGADPLSTPGVGTVVFVAHSPTLPKASDWLDGLESIPGFSDPTLQESRVDAVDAEPYYEVTSTIQVGAEALAGRTFGLEGGSN, from the coding sequence ATGAGCCTCTTCGAGAAGAGCAAGACGAGCTCTGCTCAGCCGACCAAGTCCGCCGCCAAGGTCAAGACGGGCAAGGGTGCGCTCGGCGCGCCCCTCCTGCCGCAGGTCGACCTGCTCCCCGCCGAGATCCGGGCCGGGCGCGGCTTCGCACGCGTCAAGCGCATGCTCGCGGGCGTCGTCGTCCTCGCTCTGCTGAGCGCGGGCGGCATGTACCTGTTCGTGCAGGACCAGAACACGCGCGCCGACGACCACCTCGCGAACGCGCAAGACACCGCGACGCGTCTCGCCCGCGAGAAGGCCCAGTACGGCGAGGTCACCGCTGTGCTCGCGGCCATCAACCAGACGCAGACCGCTCGCATGCTCGGCATGGCGACCGAGGTGTCGTGGAAGTCCTACCTCGACGCGATCACCGCCGTCCTGCCCGACGACGTCACGATCACCATGTTCGAGGTCACGAACGGTTCGCCGACCGCTCCGCTCGTCGCGGGTGCTGACCCGTTGTCGACGCCCGGCGTGGGCACGGTCGTGTTCGTCGCGCACTCGCCGACCCTGCCCAAGGCGTCCGACTGGCTCGACGGCCTCGAGTCGATCCCGGGCTTCTCGGACCCGACGCTGCAGGAGTCGCGTGTCGACGCGGTCGACGCTGAGCCGTACTACGAAGTCACGTCCACGATCCAGGTCGGGGCCGAGGCGCTCGCCGGACGTACGTTCGGTCTTGAGGGAGGAAGCAACTGA
- the pilM gene encoding type IV pilus assembly protein PilM translates to MAKKRAIGLDIGTSAVRAAEIEFGSGRSGATLVKYEELPLPVNVIRDGEVADQQIVASALKELWAKAKFGSKDVIVGVGNQRVAVRELSLPWLPMTQLRQSLPYQVQDMLPMATDDALLDFYPTDEIDGQNGRTLDGLLVAAAKDTVAANLLAVEAAGLRPVMVDLNAFALLRGMTRGRLGSQTVALVDIGARITNVVVVEAGVPRFVRALPSGGQDVTDAVARTLGASNQDAELLKRDIGVGIAVPPEYRETAESVLHITHNLLESVRGSFSYFNSQRNRHIDVIALTGGGAKLPGLGQLLASSTRLNVQLGDPLEALEVSKAIGGRERFTGRESTMALPLGLAMGVAA, encoded by the coding sequence GTGGCTAAGAAGCGAGCGATCGGGCTCGACATCGGTACGAGCGCGGTACGCGCCGCCGAGATCGAGTTCGGGTCCGGTCGGTCCGGAGCGACCCTCGTGAAGTACGAGGAGCTGCCGCTGCCGGTCAACGTCATCCGCGACGGCGAGGTCGCCGACCAGCAGATCGTCGCCTCGGCTCTCAAAGAGCTGTGGGCGAAGGCCAAGTTCGGCTCCAAGGACGTCATCGTCGGCGTCGGCAACCAGCGCGTGGCCGTCCGCGAGCTGTCCCTGCCCTGGCTCCCGATGACCCAGCTGCGGCAGTCGTTGCCGTACCAGGTCCAGGACATGCTGCCGATGGCGACCGACGATGCGCTCCTCGACTTCTACCCGACCGACGAGATCGACGGGCAGAACGGGCGCACGCTGGACGGGCTGCTCGTCGCGGCCGCCAAGGACACGGTCGCCGCCAACCTGCTCGCCGTGGAGGCGGCCGGTCTGCGGCCCGTGATGGTCGACCTCAACGCCTTCGCCCTCCTGCGCGGCATGACCCGTGGCCGGCTCGGCTCCCAGACGGTCGCGCTCGTCGACATCGGCGCCCGCATCACCAACGTCGTCGTGGTCGAGGCGGGGGTCCCACGCTTCGTCCGCGCGCTGCCCTCGGGCGGCCAGGACGTGACCGACGCCGTCGCGCGGACGCTCGGAGCCTCGAACCAGGACGCCGAGCTGCTCAAGCGCGACATCGGCGTGGGTATCGCGGTCCCGCCGGAGTACCGTGAGACCGCGGAGTCGGTCCTGCACATCACGCACAACCTGCTCGAGTCCGTCCGCGGCTCGTTCTCCTACTTCAACTCCCAGCGCAACCGTCACATCGACGTCATCGCGCTCACCGGCGGAGGAGCCAAGCTTCCTGGTCTCGGCCAGCTGCTCGCCAGCTCCACCCGTCTCAACGTCCAGCTCGGCGACCCGCTCGAGGCGCTCGAGGTGTCGAAGGCGATCGGTGGGCGCGAACGCTTCACCGGCCGTGAGTCGACGATGGCGCTGCCGCTGGGTCTCGCGATGGGGGTGGCCGCATGA
- a CDS encoding prepilin peptidase codes for MSLVALDLSDGYVAGLALAIATLLGLAIGSFLNVVAWRVPRDESVLHPPSACPACHAPIRRRDNVPVVSWLLLRGRCRDCGEPISRRYPLVEIATAAVFVAVTLHFGISWALPAYLYVGAISVVLTLIDIDVHRLPDTIVLPSYGVVGALLVVASWGAGDWSAMWRALLCGAILFVFYFAVLVVYPSGMGFGDVKLSGVLGMALGWLGWGPFVVGAFGAFLLGGVFSAVLIATRRAGRKSGIPFGPWMIGGAALGVLVGAPLWDAYLGLML; via the coding sequence GTGAGCCTCGTCGCGCTCGACCTGTCCGACGGCTACGTCGCCGGGCTCGCGCTGGCCATCGCGACGCTCCTCGGGCTCGCGATCGGCTCGTTCCTCAACGTCGTCGCGTGGCGTGTGCCTCGTGACGAGTCGGTGCTGCACCCCCCGAGCGCCTGCCCGGCGTGCCACGCCCCGATCCGGCGTCGGGACAACGTCCCCGTGGTCTCGTGGCTCCTCCTGCGTGGGCGTTGCCGAGACTGCGGGGAGCCGATCTCGCGCCGCTACCCGCTCGTGGAGATCGCGACGGCCGCGGTGTTCGTGGCCGTCACGCTCCACTTCGGGATCAGCTGGGCGTTGCCCGCGTACCTCTACGTCGGCGCGATCTCGGTCGTCCTCACGCTGATCGACATCGACGTGCACCGGCTCCCCGACACGATCGTCCTGCCCTCCTACGGGGTCGTCGGCGCCCTGCTCGTGGTCGCGAGCTGGGGCGCGGGGGACTGGTCGGCGATGTGGCGGGCGCTCCTCTGCGGAGCGATCCTCTTCGTCTTCTACTTCGCCGTTCTCGTCGTGTACCCGTCCGGCATGGGTTTCGGCGACGTCAAGCTCTCGGGCGTGCTGGGGATGGCCCTCGGCTGGCTCGGGTGGGGCCCGTTCGTCGTCGGTGCCTTCGGGGCGTTCCTGCTGGGCGGAGTCTTCTCGGCCGTCCTCATCGCGACACGACGTGCCGGCCGCAAGTCGGGCATCCCTTTCGGTCCGTGGATGATCGGCGGTGCCGCGCTCGGGGTGCTCGTCGGCGCGCCGCTGTGGGACGCCTACCTCGGGCTCATGCTCTGA